The Novosphingobium kaempferiae genome includes a window with the following:
- a CDS encoding Mrp/NBP35 family ATP-binding protein produces the protein MSSVAGTGSEGDELKALLPPEAAKRLQSLRHADGRATLVLDATGLDAAARAALEAEVRTALAPQVEDVRVAMMADKAEPAPPKGPRILAVGSGKGGVGKSTLSANLAVALARMGRRVGLVDADIYGPSQARLLGTEGKRATAHEGRLVPVESRWGVPALSMAHLSASGQAIAWRGPKISGALLQLVEGHWDGAEVLIVDLPPGTGDVQLTMLQRCKPAGAVIVSTPQDLALIDATRAVELFTKGGVPIVGVVENMAGYACPHCGEVSNPFGCGGAEASAKDMDVPFLGRIPLDIAIRREGDAGTPTAAGTGPQADAFAALATQVAAWLDQTA, from the coding sequence TTGAGCAGCGTGGCAGGAACCGGCAGCGAGGGCGACGAACTGAAGGCGCTGCTGCCGCCCGAGGCCGCGAAACGCCTGCAGTCGCTGCGCCACGCCGATGGCCGCGCGACGCTGGTGCTCGACGCGACGGGGCTCGATGCCGCTGCGCGCGCCGCTCTGGAGGCCGAAGTGCGCACGGCGCTGGCCCCTCAGGTCGAGGACGTGCGCGTCGCCATGATGGCCGACAAGGCCGAGCCCGCACCGCCGAAAGGCCCGCGCATCCTGGCTGTCGGGTCGGGCAAGGGCGGTGTCGGCAAGTCCACGCTTTCGGCCAACCTTGCCGTGGCGCTGGCCCGGATGGGACGGCGCGTGGGCCTCGTCGACGCGGATATCTACGGACCTTCGCAGGCAAGGCTGCTCGGCACCGAGGGCAAGCGCGCCACCGCGCATGAGGGCAGGCTGGTCCCGGTCGAGAGCCGCTGGGGCGTGCCCGCGCTGTCGATGGCGCACCTTTCCGCCTCGGGACAGGCGATCGCGTGGCGCGGGCCCAAGATCTCGGGCGCGCTGCTCCAGCTGGTCGAGGGGCACTGGGACGGCGCCGAAGTGCTGATCGTCGACCTGCCGCCCGGCACCGGCGACGTGCAGTTGACGATGCTCCAGCGCTGCAAGCCCGCAGGCGCGGTGATCGTCTCCACCCCGCAGGATCTCGCGCTGATCGACGCCACCCGCGCGGTCGAGCTGTTCACCAAGGGCGGCGTCCCCATCGTCGGCGTGGTCGAGAACATGGCCGGTTACGCCTGCCCCCACTGCGGCGAGGTGAGCAACCCGTTCGGCTGCGGCGGCGCGGAAGCCTCGGCCAAGGACATGGACGTGCCGTTCCTCGGTCGCATCCCCCTCGACATCGCGATCCGGCGCGAGGGCGACGCGGGTACGCCGACCGCCGCCGGAACCGGCCCACAGGCGGATGCCTTCGCCGCGCTCGCCACGCAGGTCGCGGCCTGGCTGGACCAGACCGCCTGA
- a CDS encoding xanthine dehydrogenase family protein molybdopterin-binding subunit — protein MAITRRGVLIGALAGGGLALGYMLRPRSYPLPLEPREGEFAFDAWIRIGNDGIVTVSVPQVEMGQGVTTLIPQVVAHELGADWRQVAAEPAPMSARYANLALAAKWAPLWMPVLPALADDPGDLLTRRWAEGRVFTVTADGTELAAYEAGARAAAASARAMLAQAAAARWNVSWEECEVSGGFVTHEGKKLPFGPLAEEAAAFSPPSTPPLRAEPMAERPGEFPPGAPLRYPRLDLPSKVDGSWTFAGDVRLPDMVFAAIRHGPIGRRTFLSDLDERAVKDMFGFLRTVRSPQGSDTAWVAAVATDGWAAEQALTRMEPGFRVAAGAESDAVDTALDEALHNADAHRIHAAGDTSLVTGRLPVQLGYEVAPALHLTIETAAATAWLHDGRLELWVGTQAPQAAREAVAGALGMELRDVVLYPVAIGGSFDRRLEFGHAVEAALIAKELGKPVQLTWSRREEIRAGLPRAPVSAVMAARPDTEGNIAGWRARVTVPATAREFGRRLLDGDAPFDALEKVAGDADPMALDGAVPPYAIPNMAVDHVPVRIGLPTARMRGNAHGWTAFFNESFVDELAHKAGREPLSYRMAMLGHDPRLAACLQRVAALAQWGGGSDASGQGIACHVIGSGRIAVVASARREAEGVRVERLSAVADVGRIVNLDIARQQVEGGLVFGLGLALGCSVRYAGGRPDAERLATMGLPTLTDCPAIDVEFIDSREDPADPGELGTAAVAPAVANALFSATGLRLRRLPFFAEDV, from the coding sequence ATGGCGATCACCCGCCGCGGCGTGCTCATCGGAGCGCTGGCGGGCGGCGGGCTCGCGCTCGGCTACATGCTGCGGCCGCGCAGCTATCCGCTGCCGCTGGAGCCACGCGAGGGCGAGTTCGCCTTCGATGCATGGATCCGGATCGGCAATGACGGGATCGTCACCGTCTCGGTCCCGCAGGTTGAGATGGGGCAGGGCGTCACCACCCTGATCCCGCAGGTCGTCGCGCACGAACTCGGCGCGGACTGGCGGCAGGTCGCGGCGGAGCCCGCGCCGATGAGCGCCCGCTATGCCAACCTCGCGCTCGCGGCGAAGTGGGCGCCCCTATGGATGCCCGTGCTGCCCGCGCTGGCGGACGATCCCGGCGACCTGCTCACCCGCCGCTGGGCCGAGGGTCGCGTGTTCACCGTCACCGCCGACGGCACCGAGCTTGCCGCCTACGAAGCCGGAGCCCGCGCCGCTGCCGCATCGGCCCGCGCGATGCTGGCGCAGGCCGCCGCGGCGCGCTGGAACGTCTCCTGGGAGGAATGCGAGGTTTCCGGCGGCTTCGTCACGCATGAGGGGAAGAAGCTGCCCTTCGGCCCGCTGGCCGAGGAAGCCGCCGCATTCTCTCCCCCGTCCACGCCACCGCTGCGGGCCGAGCCCATGGCCGAGCGTCCCGGCGAGTTCCCGCCCGGCGCGCCGCTGCGCTATCCGCGCCTCGACCTGCCATCCAAGGTCGACGGGTCGTGGACGTTCGCGGGCGACGTGCGCCTGCCAGACATGGTCTTCGCCGCCATCCGCCACGGCCCCATCGGTCGCCGCACGTTCCTGTCGGACCTCGACGAGCGGGCGGTGAAGGACATGTTCGGCTTCCTGCGCACGGTGCGCAGCCCGCAAGGGAGCGACACGGCATGGGTCGCCGCCGTCGCCACTGACGGCTGGGCCGCCGAACAGGCGCTCACCCGCATGGAACCGGGCTTTCGCGTGGCGGCGGGCGCGGAATCGGACGCTGTGGACACCGCGCTCGACGAGGCGCTTCACAACGCCGACGCGCATCGCATCCACGCGGCGGGCGATACTTCGCTCGTCACCGGCCGCCTGCCGGTCCAGCTCGGCTACGAGGTCGCCCCGGCGCTGCACCTGACGATAGAGACCGCCGCCGCAACCGCATGGCTGCATGACGGCAGGCTGGAACTCTGGGTTGGTACGCAGGCTCCGCAGGCCGCGCGCGAGGCGGTGGCCGGGGCGCTCGGCATGGAACTGCGCGACGTGGTGCTCTATCCCGTGGCCATCGGCGGCAGCTTCGACCGGCGGCTGGAATTCGGCCATGCGGTAGAGGCCGCGCTGATCGCGAAGGAACTTGGCAAGCCCGTCCAGCTTACGTGGTCCCGCCGCGAGGAAATTCGCGCCGGTCTGCCCCGCGCGCCGGTCAGCGCGGTGATGGCCGCCCGCCCCGATACCGAGGGCAACATCGCCGGCTGGCGCGCGCGCGTGACCGTCCCCGCCACCGCGCGCGAGTTCGGCCGCCGCCTGCTCGATGGCGATGCGCCCTTCGATGCGCTGGAAAAGGTCGCCGGGGATGCCGACCCGATGGCGCTGGACGGCGCGGTGCCGCCTTACGCGATCCCCAACATGGCCGTCGATCACGTCCCCGTCCGCATCGGCCTGCCCACCGCCCGGATGCGCGGCAACGCCCATGGCTGGACCGCCTTCTTCAACGAGAGCTTCGTGGACGAACTCGCCCACAAGGCGGGGCGGGAGCCGCTGTCCTACCGCATGGCGATGCTCGGCCACGACCCGCGCCTTGCCGCCTGCCTCCAGCGTGTCGCCGCGCTCGCGCAGTGGGGCGGGGGCAGCGACGCCAGCGGGCAGGGCATTGCCTGCCACGTCATCGGTTCAGGCCGCATCGCCGTCGTAGCCAGCGCCCGGCGCGAGGCGGAGGGCGTGCGCGTGGAGCGCCTGAGCGCCGTCGCCGACGTGGGCCGCATCGTCAATCTCGACATCGCCCGGCAGCAGGTGGAGGGCGGCCTCGTCTTCGGTCTCGGCCTCGCGCTCGGCTGTTCGGTGCGTTATGCGGGCGGACGGCCCGACGCAGAGCGGCTGGCGACGATGGGGCTGCCCACGCTGACCGACTGCCCCGCCATCGACGTCGAATTCATCGACAGCCGCGAAGACCCCGCCGATCCGGGCGAACTCGGCACCGCCGCCGTCGCCCCGGCGGTCGCCAACGCGCTCTTTTCGGCGACGGGCCTGCGCCTGCGCCGCCTTCCCTTCTTCGCCGAGGACGTATGA
- the hemH gene encoding ferrochelatase has protein sequence MTPPNHPEIRAGGVGVLLVNLGTPDAPTPQAVRRYLAEFLSDPRVVEIPAIAWKPILHGIILRTRPAKSAHAYQQVWTPAGSPLAAITAGQACALQARLGGSVRVDWAMRYGNPSIPARLQAMKDAGCDRVLVAPLYPQYSGATTASVMDRLGDALRTMRWQPALRTLPPYHDDAAYIGALEEDVVAQVGALDFVPDLLLLSYHGMPERTLHLGDPYHCHCRKTSRLLTERLAARLPGLRVETSFQSRFGRARWLEPATETVLAAEAKAGTRRIAVLAPGFSADCVETLEELAIRGREVFVEAGGERLAVLACLNDREPGMAMLEALVRRELGGWSDLAAI, from the coding sequence ATGACGCCCCCCAACCATCCAGAGATCAGGGCCGGAGGCGTCGGCGTCCTGCTCGTCAACCTCGGCACCCCGGACGCGCCGACCCCGCAGGCGGTGCGCCGCTATCTGGCCGAGTTCCTCTCCGATCCGCGCGTGGTGGAGATTCCCGCGATCGCGTGGAAGCCGATCCTGCACGGGATCATCCTGCGCACCCGTCCGGCGAAGTCCGCCCACGCCTATCAGCAGGTCTGGACGCCAGCGGGCTCCCCGCTCGCCGCAATCACTGCCGGGCAGGCCTGCGCGCTTCAGGCGCGGCTGGGCGGCTCGGTGCGGGTCGACTGGGCGATGCGCTACGGCAATCCCTCGATCCCGGCGCGGCTTCAGGCGATGAAGGATGCCGGGTGCGACCGCGTGCTCGTCGCGCCGCTCTATCCGCAGTACTCGGGCGCGACGACTGCCTCGGTCATGGACCGGCTGGGCGACGCGCTGCGCACGATGCGCTGGCAACCCGCGCTGCGCACGCTGCCGCCCTATCACGACGATGCCGCCTATATCGGCGCGCTGGAGGAGGATGTCGTCGCGCAAGTGGGCGCGCTGGATTTCGTGCCCGACCTGCTGCTGCTCTCCTACCACGGCATGCCCGAACGCACGCTGCACCTTGGCGATCCGTACCACTGCCACTGCCGCAAGACTTCTCGCCTGCTGACCGAGCGGCTGGCCGCGCGGCTTCCCGGCCTGCGCGTGGAGACCAGCTTCCAGTCGCGGTTCGGCCGCGCCAGGTGGCTCGAACCTGCGACCGAAACGGTGCTCGCGGCCGAGGCGAAGGCGGGCACGCGCCGCATTGCCGTGCTGGCGCCGGGCTTCTCCGCCGACTGCGTGGAGACGCTGGAAGAACTCGCCATCCGGGGGCGGGAGGTCTTCGTCGAAGCGGGTGGAGAGCGGCTGGCGGTGCTCGCCTGCCTCAACGACCGCGAACCGGGCATGGCGATGCTCGAAGCGCTGGTGCGCCGCGAACTCGGCGGCTGGAGCGATCTTGCAGCAATTTAA